GGCTTGTCACCTACTCGGACCTCATTACGCTATTAATGATTTTTTTTATTGTGATGTATTCAATGAGTCAGGTTGACGCCAACAAATTCAGGGCAATGGCCCAATCCCTGAGCATAACGCTTGGCGGTGCGGCACCTTCTGCGGTTAACCTGTCGGAAACACAGGCCGGGGATTCTTTCATTGAAAGCGGGAGTACTGAAAGTTCAACTTCGACAGGCCAGGACGACCAGCAAGGAGTAGAGCAGGAGACCACCCCTTCAGAAGGAACTGGTCAAGGAGATACGGATTATCAGGAAAGCCTTACAATAGAGGGGATCAAAGCCAAATTGGACCAGTTTGCGAAAGAAAATGGAATTGAAAATAAACTCGTATCATCCATTGAGGAACGAGGCCTGGTCATCAGTATTCAGGACACCTTGCTGTTTAACAGCGGCTCGGCAGAAATATCAACGAATTCGCGGGCCATCCTGAAAAAAATCAGCACGGTCCTGTCCGCCTCACCGAATTATATAAAAGTGGAAGGACACACCTGCAACCTGCCAATCCATACCGCAGAATTTCGAAGCAATTGGGAACTGTCCGTACTCAGGGCGACCAATGTCGTCCATATTCTTGTCGATGACGGTGAGATCGATCCCCTTCGGCTGTCAGCAGCAGGGTACGGTGAATACCGCCCGATTGCCGATAACAGCACAGAACAGGGAAGAATCACCAACCGCAGAGTCGACCTGATTATCCTGCGTTCCAAGTATGATCTGCTCGAACCGGGCAGCAGCAGTAGCAATACGACCACAGGTGCCGACAGCAACGGAAACAGCAGCAACTAGCTGTTACAGGACTCCGAATCGTTCTACTAGCACACTTACCGCTTTAGTAAGCCAGGCTTTTGATGGCTCTATAGATAATATTGCACGTCATTTCCAGTTTCTCTTCGTTGACTGCGGATATTTTGTCTTCCGTCGTATGATTGTTCACCAGCCACTCCTTGCCCAGAATGGTTACCGCAGGAATGCCGGTGCCTGTAAAGGATATTTCATCGCTGTGATGGCTACCGCCAGAAACGTGCTCAAGGACCGCCCCATTTACTCTACCGGCTTCTTTCATGGTCTCAATCAAAGTCTGAGAGCTTTCACTGGCTGACCAGAGAATATACTCGCCCACGGCCCCATTGGCAACTGTATCAGCGTTAATCACAGCTATGATTTCGGAGAGCGGGATCAAAGGGTTCTGTACAAAATATTTGGAGCCCAGAAAGCCCATTTCCTCAGCACTCCAAAAAGCCACTGCAATATTGATTTTAGGCGCAAAACCGTCCTGTGCTTCCTTCACCAGTTGACGCATGACTTGAAGAATGCAGCCTACACCAGAAGCATTGTCATTCGCACCCGGATAGACTTCCCCGTTATAAATACCGAGATGGTCAAAATGGGCAGAGAGGATAAGTGTCTGTTCCGGGTTATTCCCGGTAATACCAGCTAAGATATTAGCCGCTGGGACCCGAAGTGTGTCCGTTTCATCCGGTCGAAAGAGCGCTCTGCCGTCAATCATCTTTTCTTTCATCGAAGGAATTGAAAAGAGCTGCCAGTAGTTGTCCGCGCTAAAAGACTCCAGCAGCAAGGCCTTGAATTGTTCTTCCAGGTAAACAAGCGCTTTGGTCTCTCCCGCAGTTCCCGCCCGGCGGCCTTCGAGATTGGCATGAGACAAGTACTGGACATCTTCGATGGCTTTTCTGGAAATCGCTTTGGTTGAAGGCACCCAAACAGTACCTTCGCCTGAAGCAAATTCAATACTGGAAGACGGAATTCCCAGAAGGCTTCCGAGTTTCTGCCCCCAGGCCCCAGGCAGGACCGTCCAGGGGATAACAAATGCCGCCATTCCGGCTGCAATTTTTAGAAAAGTCCGGCGTGATTTCATATTTTATAATCCTTTCACGGAGGGAGTAACATGTCACTAAAAATCAACAGTTCCACCCAAAAAAATAACTTTGGGATTGACCTTCATCAAACTTCAGAAAAAAAGGAAAGCAGCTTCAGCAATATTTTATCACATTCCCGTCAACTTCAAAGCCAGGAAATGCAACTTTTTCTGGAACGCCTTGAAAAGCAGGGGCAAAAGCTCTCCGAGAACAGATCGTTGGAAAATCTGACGGAATTTAAAACCATGGTCAAAAGTTTTCTTCAGTCAACCTTTGGAAAAAGCAGAAATATGCAGGAGGAAACCTTTTGGGATTACCGAGGTCAGCCGAAAGTCATGGCCAGGGTAACGAAGATCAACAAGGCACTGGAAGAATTGGGTGAACAAGTACTCTCTTCTCAGTCTGAACCTTTAAAAATCCTGGAAAAAATCCATGAGATTAAAGGACTTATTATCGATCTATTCACCTGATATTAAAAACGAGTTGGTCTTTACAATATTTTGAAAAGTATTTAAAATGTTGTACCAGCGAAAGGAGTAATAAAAAGAATGATGAACAGCACTGGCATGATTACGGATTATCCTAGATTCGTTAAATCCTTCCAAAATGTCAGCGGTCTTGACTTGAACTATTATAAAGAAAACCAGATGAAAAGGCGAATCCTGAACTTCATGAGCACCAGGGGGTACCAGGAAGATTATACGGACTTCCTGAAAGATCTCAGTCTTAAACCTGACCTCTACGATGCGTTTTTTAAACATCTAACCATCAATGTCACGCAGTTTTTCCGCGATGTCAAGCAATGGGATGTCTTTAGGGAAAAAATTATCCCCGACCTGTTAAAGACCAGATCTTCCTTAAAAATATGGAGCGCGGGCTGCTCAGCAGGCCAGGAAGCGTGCACCATGGCGATCGTCATGGCAGAATATTTTCCTGGAATAAACTTCAGTATCCTAGGAACAGATATTGACATCAACGTCTTAAAACAGGCCCAGTCGGGTATTTATGACGAGCGTGATTTTGCCAGCACTCCCCCCCATCTTCTCGATAAGTACTTCAACAAGTCTGAAAAGAAGTTCCAAATCAAAAACACGCTGACCAGGAATCTGACTTTCAAGGCGCAGAACCTGCTTACCGACAAGTTTGACCGAGGCTTTGATCTGATTGCCTGCCGCAATGTCGTCATCTATTTTACCGATGAAGCGAAGGATGTGCTGTACAAAAAATTTGCAGACTCGTTGAACCCGAAAGGGATACTTTTCACAGGCTGTACAGAGCATTTATTCGGCCAAAGCCAGCACGGCCTTAAATCCGTTTCCTCGTTCTTTTATCAGAAATTATAAAAAAGCTGCTCCCCTCTAAAATCTTACTAAACCTTAAACGAGAGCACAAACCGAATAAGATGCTGCTAATAGTTTACAAACTCTTGGCAGCATCTTTTTGAATTCATCCCAGCGGGTTTTTGCTGTCAGATTTATCCCACCAGGCTCGGTTGTCCCGATACCATTGAATCGTATCCCCAATTCCCTCGTTAAGATGATACCTGCATTGCCAACCCAGCTTTGTTTTCAGCTTCGTGCTATCCAGCGCGTATCTCCAGTCGTGTCCGGCCCTGTCGGCAACCTGAACCAGTGCATCCACCGGTTTACCCAGCATGTTCAGTATGGTCCGGGCCATCTCTAGGTTCGATGTTTCCTCCCCGCTCCCAATATTATACACCTCTCCTGGTTCCCCGTCCGAAAGTATCTCCGCAAGCGCCGCACAATGGTCCAGTACGTGGATCCATTCACGTTTATGCGACCCATCCCCATAGACAGTCAGCGGCATATTCTGTAAAACCTGAATAATACTATGCGGAATAAATTTTTCTTTATCCTGATTGGGTCCGTAGTTATTGCAGCACCGGGTCACGATCACCGGAAAACCGTAAGTTCTGGCAAAAGACCTGGCCATTAAATCAGCAGCTGCTTTGGAAGCCGAATATGGGCTGTTTGGACGAATCATGGAATGCTCCGAAAACTGTTCTGCCTCATTATCAAGACTTCCGTATACTTCATCGGTGGAAACCTGAATAAAGCGTTTTCCCGTAAAGCCGTTCTTCTCCCAATGTTCCTTGAAACAATGAAGCAGCGTTAAAGTCCCCATCAAATTGCTTCGGCCGAAAACCAGAGGATCGGTAATACTTCTGTCCACATGCGATTCGGCAGCAAAATTAATCACATCATCGGGGTCACATTCCTGAAGAATGCGTTTAACTTCTTTCGCAGTACTGATATCCCCTTGCGTAAAATAATACCTTGGATGAGCTGCCAGGTCTTGAAGATTTTCCACCTTTCCTGCGTAAGTCAGTTTATCAAAATTAATGACGATAACATCCTGATTGCGCTGCAAAATATATTTAATAAAATTGCTTCCGATAAAGCCTGCGCCACCGGTAACCATAAGAACTCTCATATTCTACACCTCAAATTATATTCTTTCGGCCAGCTCAACTGGCAAACTAGAGATCGATCTGACAGTGGTCCCCAAGAAAAAAAGTACTGGCTGAAGAGCTGTTTTCGGGGCTGCCTTGAATGGAAACCTGGTTTCCGATTAAGCTTCCGCTGATTTTCTTGGAGACATTGGCAAGTTGCGTATCCTCTAGGATAATACAATTTTCGATCTCACATTCTGTAATCCGGGTTCTCCTGCCCACTGTCGTATACGGTCCGATAAAGCTGTCCGTAATGATAGCATCATCGTCCAGATGAACTGGCCCCTGAATAATACTGTTCCGAATGGTCACATTGTTTCCCATTTGGATTTTTTGGGCCAGCGCTGCATCAAACATCAAGCGATTTGCTTCAAGAATGTCGTCTAATTTTCCGGTATCCTTCCACCATCCCCGGACCAGATCGCAAGTGACCCTGGCCCCGTTTTCCAATTGATTTTGGATTGCATCGGTAATCTCAAGTTCTCCCCGACGGGACGGTTTGATTTTGTCAATCGCTGCAAAAATGCTGTGGTCAAAGGCATAGACCCCTGTGATGATCAAGTTGCTGATATACTTCTCAGGCTTTTCGTAAAGCGCTGTTACAAATCCGTCTTTCACCACCGCAACCCCGAATTGGGAAGGATTGCTGACCGTATGAAGCAATACGCTGGTGTTGGCCTTTTGCTGGTAGAAATTTTGAATGAAGCTATCCAGCTCCATATTGAAGATGTTGTCTCCAAGGATCATCACAAAATCATCGCGGCCAAGAAAGTCGGCCGCAGTCCGAACAGCATGGGCAAGCCCCAGGGATTTATGCTGATGAATATAGGTGATTGCCGTGCCCCACGTTTCTCCGCTGCCGACCGTTTTTTTTACTTGTTCCTGCGTATCCCCAACGATAATTCCAATATCATGGATACCTGCCCTGGCTATCTTTTCAATAAGATAGATCAGAACTGGTTTGTTGACCAAGGGAAGAAGCTGTTTCGCCTTGGAATAGGTCAGCGGTCTGAGCCTTGTTCCGGTTCCTCCGCTTAAAATCAGAGCTTTCAAATTATTCTCCTGCCTTTAGCCGGTAAGATTTTCTATAAAGAGAGGGTTGTCTTTCTAATATAATATTGCGCAAGAACCGCAATGGTGTAACCACGGACAACTCCTCCCATATAATAAAGTGATAGTTGCCCTAACAGAACCTGAAGGGATGATCAAGTAAAAAGACGATTAAGTGGAGGGAGATATAGAAATGGTAGCGCCACTCCTAAGTTATGTAACCTTTAACCGCCTGGGCCAGACAATCAGGAGCCTTTCAAGTGTCCTTGAAACGCCGGAAAACTTTGAATTAGCAATCGTTGATAATAATTCCACAGATGGTACCTGGAAATATATCCAAAGTCTGAAGGACAGGCGGATCAAATTCAAAACAAGGCTCCCTGTCAATCTAGGACAGGTCTACGCCTCAAATCTAAATCTGTCCAAGAGAAGAGATGATCAATATTTTATTGCTGTCGATCAGGATGTTGTGATTGAAAGCAAAAATTGGCTGACCTACATCCTAAGGGTGTTTAAAAATACTCCGAATATCGGTTTACTCAGTATTCATGCCGGGTTTCCGCCCCGAAATATGCCTCCGACTACCCCAGTCATCAAAAATGATTTGGTTTATCTGGAATTAACCAAGAACAGGTCTGATTATTCGCAGGATTATATGCCCGGTAGCATCCTGGCCTTGAGCCCTGATCTTATCTCTAAAATTGGCTTTTGGAGTGAAGAAAATAATTTTGGCAGCAGGGAGTTGTTTCTAAGGGCTAATCATTTTACAGCGTTTAAAACAGGAATTCTGATGAACGTGAACATTTCTATCCCGCAACAAATAGTTTGCGGCAAATGTCCCGGTCAATCCTTCTGCCGTCTGTCAAAAAACGGAGAGACCAAAACCGGAGAAACCTGTTTTACCATCTACGAGAAATTAAACCAGAATAAATTATTCCGAGAACAATACCACTGGAAATTTGACGAAACAGTTAAGGATCTGCAGAGCGGTGCCCGTTCCCCATACTGCACTTCATTATTCAGTTGTAACTCCACTGCGGAGGAAACCTACAATCTTGACTGGGCAACCGAAAACTTTCAATTCTATGCATCCAAAGCCAACTGAATATTTGCCAGGGGAGAAAAAAATGATAAACAATGATGGTTTTTCTGAACCGGTCTATGTTACCGAACCTTTGCTGCCAGACTTGGCGGAGACTTACAGCATGCTCGAAATAATATGGCAAAGCAGGCAGCTCAGCAATAACGGAAAGATGGTCCAAGAACTGGAAAGAAAACTGGCTGCTTTCCTGGGCACCCGATATTTATCGGTTTTTGCAAATGGCACGAATGCCTTGCAAATTGCATGCAAAACCCTGGATCTGTCCGGGGAAGTCATCACCACCCCGTTTACCTTTGCCGCTACGGCCAACGCGCTGGCCTGGAATCATCTTACGCCGGTCTTCTGCGACATTGAAGAAGCCACGTTCAATATTGATGCCGACCGTATCGAGTCCCTGATTACGAATAAAACCACTGCCATCCTGCCGGTACACGTTTTCGGCCATCCGTGCGAGGTCGAAAAGATTGACCGGATTGCAGCAAGGCATAACCTGAAAGTACTTTATGACGGGGCCCACGCTTTTGGTGTGAAAATAAAGGATAAACCGGTCGGCTCCTATGGAGATATCACCATGTTCAGCTTTCATGCCACCAAAATCTTTCACACCGTCGAAGGCGGTGCACTTATCTTTCGGGATCAGGACCTCCAGCAGAAAGCCAAGTGTTTGAGAAATTTTGGTCTAAAAGAAGACTACAGTGTGGACGAACCGGGTATAAACGGCAAACTGAACGAATTGCAGGCTGCTGTCGGCATTTTGCTCTTAAAAGAAGTGGAAGCTGAAATAGCCCAAAGGAAATATCTTACCAACCTGTACCGGCAAGTGCTGGCTGATGTCCCTGGGATAACCGTCTCCCAGGAGGCTGAAGAAATTACAGCCAATTATCCGTATTTTGTTATCCGGGTTGATCCGACCGCATACGGTATCTCCCGGGACGAGCTCTATAGCCGATTGTTAAGCTTCAATATTTTTTGCCGAAAATATTTTTACCCGCTCTGCAGCAATTTTAAGTGTTTTAAAGGTCTTCCTTCCTCCTCCGCAGACAATCTACCCACAGCCAACAAAGTCGCAGAAAGTGTTCTGGCTCTGCCGCTTCACGGCAGAATGTCAGCGTCCGACGTTCAAAAAATAGGCGGCATCATCAGGGAAATAAAAATTAAAAATAAAAAGCAAATCAACGAAATTTTCAATTGAATTGGGCGTGTGATCATTGGCTATAAAAGATCTCATCATTTTTGGAGCCGGCGGCTTTGGCCGGGAAGCTACCGAGCTCGTTGAAGATATCAATACAGAAAAAAAGCAGTGGAACCTGTTGGGCTATATCGACCAAACTCCGGCCAAACAAGGAAAGGTTATTAATGACTATCCTGTTCTGGGCAACCTGGACTGGCTCGAAAAAAACACAGGGCACCCTCTCTGGATTGTATGTGCGATCGCGAGACCGACGGATAAATACCGTCTGATCGCCAGCCTGTCCTGTTTTCAGCTATATTTTGCCAACCTGATTCATCCCGCTGCCCGAATAAGCCACTCCGTTCAATTGGGCTGCGGCAATATCATCTGCTGGAACAGTTTTCTGTCGACGGATGTCAGGATAGGTAGTCACGTAGCCTTAAATCCGGGCTGCAGGATTGGCCACGATACGGCTGTCCGGGATTACTCCTCTTTATACTGGGACGTCACCCTGGCCGGAAACGTGCAGGTCCATGAAGGTTGTGAAATCGGTTCCAAAACTGTGGTGATCCCCGAAAAAGAGATTGGCAGGTGGAGCATCATCGGGGCTGGTGCTGCCGTCACTCGCAACATCCCGGAATACTGCACGGCCGTCGGTGTCCCTGCCCGACCGGTTAAACATTTAAAAGAATTGGTTGAAACCCATTCCCCTAAAGGACTGATGATATGAAGGAACTTTCTTCTATTTTGATCAAAACTGCGATACAGCTTGTTCTTGAAGCCATTAATCAGGCTCAAGCCTCTGCCCTGCAAAAACGCGTCAGCCCCTTCCCTGTTCAGGAAGCCGCTGACACCCCTACTGCGGAAATTTCTCAACAAGCGGTTCCAAAAAACATTGACTGGGAAGAATTAGACGACGCCACCATCCTTCAACAGATTCTAGATCCTGGGATCCTGGAAGAAATCATTGAACCTTCTGTACAGAACCCGACAGACAGCACCTCCCCTCCTCCTTTTATCAGCTATGTTACCTTCAACCGTCTCGGGCTTACCATGCAGAACCTAAACAAGATTTTGGATTCAGACGAAGATTTTGAAATGCATATCATCGACTGCAACTCCAAAGATGATACCTGGAATTATATCAAAAGCCTTCAGGACAAAAGAATTAAATCCAAAACACGCTTGAAGGTTAACCGGGGGCCGATCTATGTCCTGAACTACAACCTCAGAAAGAGAAAGCCCAACCAGTATTTCTTCACGATTGACAGCGATGTCTATATCAAGACCAAAAACTGGCTGACCAGGTATATGGAAATATTTGAAGCTTTTCCGGAAGTGGGTCTCTTAGGAACCATGCGGGATAACCCTTATCCGAGATTTCTCCCTCCCGTCATTCCTCAGGTCAAGAATGATCTATCCTATCTTCAGCTGAGAAATGCCGGCATTGATGTAATCATGGATTTTATTCCGGGATGTCTTCAGGGGTTACGGCCTGAGCTCATTGACCGGATCGGTTATTGGAATGAGGAATGCGGGTATGGCGATGCTGAATTATCACCAAGGATTGTGCATTATACTCCTTTCAAAGTCGGCTTTGTCACGACCGTGGAAATTGATATGACCCAGTTCATCGGCTGTGACAAGTGTCAGGCCCAAAGCCTCTGCACGCTGAACAGAAGCATAAAAACCTGCTTTATGCTGGCCAAGCAAGCCAACAGTAACGAAAGCTTTGCCAAAAAGGCCAAATGGAAATACCTCGAAATATTTCAAGAGCTAGCCGATGGAAAAAGAACAGCCTATTGCACTTCACTTTTGGACCCTGCATCCCGGGAAGGGAATTTGTACCATGATGCCTGGGCACTCGAGAATTTTGAATATTATTTGAGAAGATCGAACTGATCTTTACAAAATATGAACGGAGATGCTATACTTCTTTTCTGGACACAATCCAGTTGATCAGGATTTTTCAGATTTGCAAATAAAATATAATATGATT
This genomic stretch from Dehalobacter restrictus DSM 9455 harbors:
- a CDS encoding flagellar motor protein MotB — translated: MRRHKTQDGHPPGQERWLVTYSDLITLLMIFFIVMYSMSQVDANKFRAMAQSLSITLGGAAPSAVNLSETQAGDSFIESGSTESSTSTGQDDQQGVEQETTPSEGTGQGDTDYQESLTIEGIKAKLDQFAKENGIENKLVSSIEERGLVISIQDTLLFNSGSAEISTNSRAILKKISTVLSASPNYIKVEGHTCNLPIHTAEFRSNWELSVLRATNVVHILVDDGEIDPLRLSAAGYGEYRPIADNSTEQGRITNRRVDLIILRSKYDLLEPGSSSSNTTTGADSNGNSSN
- a CDS encoding M28 family metallopeptidase; amino-acid sequence: MKSRRTFLKIAAGMAAFVIPWTVLPGAWGQKLGSLLGIPSSSIEFASGEGTVWVPSTKAISRKAIEDVQYLSHANLEGRRAGTAGETKALVYLEEQFKALLLESFSADNYWQLFSIPSMKEKMIDGRALFRPDETDTLRVPAANILAGITGNNPEQTLILSAHFDHLGIYNGEVYPGANDNASGVGCILQVMRQLVKEAQDGFAPKINIAVAFWSAEEMGFLGSKYFVQNPLIPLSEIIAVINADTVANGAVGEYILWSASESSQTLIETMKEAGRVNGAVLEHVSGGSHHSDEISFTGTGIPAVTILGKEWLVNNHTTEDKISAVNEEKLEMTCNIIYRAIKSLAY
- a CDS encoding YaaR family protein; this translates as MSLKINSSTQKNNFGIDLHQTSEKKESSFSNILSHSRQLQSQEMQLFLERLEKQGQKLSENRSLENLTEFKTMVKSFLQSTFGKSRNMQEETFWDYRGQPKVMARVTKINKALEELGEQVLSSQSEPLKILEKIHEIKGLIIDLFT
- a CDS encoding CheR family methyltransferase translates to MMNSTGMITDYPRFVKSFQNVSGLDLNYYKENQMKRRILNFMSTRGYQEDYTDFLKDLSLKPDLYDAFFKHLTINVTQFFRDVKQWDVFREKIIPDLLKTRSSLKIWSAGCSAGQEACTMAIVMAEYFPGINFSILGTDIDINVLKQAQSGIYDERDFASTPPHLLDKYFNKSEKKFQIKNTLTRNLTFKAQNLLTDKFDRGFDLIACRNVVIYFTDEAKDVLYKKFADSLNPKGILFTGCTEHLFGQSQHGLKSVSSFFYQKL
- the rfbB gene encoding dTDP-glucose 4,6-dehydratase; translation: MRVLMVTGGAGFIGSNFIKYILQRNQDVIVINFDKLTYAGKVENLQDLAAHPRYYFTQGDISTAKEVKRILQECDPDDVINFAAESHVDRSITDPLVFGRSNLMGTLTLLHCFKEHWEKNGFTGKRFIQVSTDEVYGSLDNEAEQFSEHSMIRPNSPYSASKAAADLMARSFARTYGFPVIVTRCCNNYGPNQDKEKFIPHSIIQVLQNMPLTVYGDGSHKREWIHVLDHCAALAEILSDGEPGEVYNIGSGEETSNLEMARTILNMLGKPVDALVQVADRAGHDWRYALDSTKLKTKLGWQCRYHLNEGIGDTIQWYRDNRAWWDKSDSKNPLG
- a CDS encoding glucose-1-phosphate thymidylyltransferase yields the protein MKALILSGGTGTRLRPLTYSKAKQLLPLVNKPVLIYLIEKIARAGIHDIGIIVGDTQEQVKKTVGSGETWGTAITYIHQHKSLGLAHAVRTAADFLGRDDFVMILGDNIFNMELDSFIQNFYQQKANTSVLLHTVSNPSQFGVAVVKDGFVTALYEKPEKYISNLIITGVYAFDHSIFAAIDKIKPSRRGELEITDAIQNQLENGARVTCDLVRGWWKDTGKLDDILEANRLMFDAALAQKIQMGNNVTIRNSIIQGPVHLDDDAIITDSFIGPYTTVGRRTRITECEIENCIILEDTQLANVSKKISGSLIGNQVSIQGSPENSSSASTFFLGDHCQIDL
- a CDS encoding glycosyltransferase family A protein gives rise to the protein MVAPLLSYVTFNRLGQTIRSLSSVLETPENFELAIVDNNSTDGTWKYIQSLKDRRIKFKTRLPVNLGQVYASNLNLSKRRDDQYFIAVDQDVVIESKNWLTYILRVFKNTPNIGLLSIHAGFPPRNMPPTTPVIKNDLVYLELTKNRSDYSQDYMPGSILALSPDLISKIGFWSEENNFGSRELFLRANHFTAFKTGILMNVNISIPQQIVCGKCPGQSFCRLSKNGETKTGETCFTIYEKLNQNKLFREQYHWKFDETVKDLQSGARSPYCTSLFSCNSTAEETYNLDWATENFQFYASKAN
- a CDS encoding DegT/DnrJ/EryC1/StrS family aminotransferase, which codes for MINNDGFSEPVYVTEPLLPDLAETYSMLEIIWQSRQLSNNGKMVQELERKLAAFLGTRYLSVFANGTNALQIACKTLDLSGEVITTPFTFAATANALAWNHLTPVFCDIEEATFNIDADRIESLITNKTTAILPVHVFGHPCEVEKIDRIAARHNLKVLYDGAHAFGVKIKDKPVGSYGDITMFSFHATKIFHTVEGGALIFRDQDLQQKAKCLRNFGLKEDYSVDEPGINGKLNELQAAVGILLLKEVEAEIAQRKYLTNLYRQVLADVPGITVSQEAEEITANYPYFVIRVDPTAYGISRDELYSRLLSFNIFCRKYFYPLCSNFKCFKGLPSSSADNLPTANKVAESVLALPLHGRMSASDVQKIGGIIREIKIKNKKQINEIFN
- a CDS encoding acetyltransferase, whose protein sequence is MAIKDLIIFGAGGFGREATELVEDINTEKKQWNLLGYIDQTPAKQGKVINDYPVLGNLDWLEKNTGHPLWIVCAIARPTDKYRLIASLSCFQLYFANLIHPAARISHSVQLGCGNIICWNSFLSTDVRIGSHVALNPGCRIGHDTAVRDYSSLYWDVTLAGNVQVHEGCEIGSKTVVIPEKEIGRWSIIGAGAAVTRNIPEYCTAVGVPARPVKHLKELVETHSPKGLMI
- a CDS encoding glycosyltransferase family 2 protein, which encodes MKELSSILIKTAIQLVLEAINQAQASALQKRVSPFPVQEAADTPTAEISQQAVPKNIDWEELDDATILQQILDPGILEEIIEPSVQNPTDSTSPPPFISYVTFNRLGLTMQNLNKILDSDEDFEMHIIDCNSKDDTWNYIKSLQDKRIKSKTRLKVNRGPIYVLNYNLRKRKPNQYFFTIDSDVYIKTKNWLTRYMEIFEAFPEVGLLGTMRDNPYPRFLPPVIPQVKNDLSYLQLRNAGIDVIMDFIPGCLQGLRPELIDRIGYWNEECGYGDAELSPRIVHYTPFKVGFVTTVEIDMTQFIGCDKCQAQSLCTLNRSIKTCFMLAKQANSNESFAKKAKWKYLEIFQELADGKRTAYCTSLLDPASREGNLYHDAWALENFEYYLRRSN